One stretch of Streptomyces hygroscopicus DNA includes these proteins:
- a CDS encoding NADP oxidoreductase encodes MRLGINLGYWGAGMDADNLEVAREADRLGYAVCWAAEAYGSDAATVLAWVAAQTERIDVGSAIFQIPARTPAMTAMTAATLDTLSGGRFRLGLGVSGPQVSEGWYGTRFDKPLARTREYVEIIRKAMSRERLTHEGQNWTLPLPDGPGKPLKLTVHPVREYIPLYIAAIGPKNLEQTGEIADGALVLFYAPEHAEATTLSPLRAGREKAGKDLEGFDVVPTVPMALGDDVRALADQFRPYTALYVGGMGSAKQNFYNKLAQRMGYEKEAAEIQEKYLSGDKQGAAAAVPHELIDSTSLLGPVERIADRMQAYAEAGVTTLSLTPSGFTLEERLAGLRAGVEALERAGVA; translated from the coding sequence ATGAGGCTCGGCATCAACCTCGGCTACTGGGGCGCCGGAATGGACGCGGACAACCTCGAGGTCGCCCGCGAGGCCGACCGGCTCGGCTATGCCGTGTGCTGGGCCGCCGAAGCCTACGGTTCGGACGCGGCCACGGTCCTCGCCTGGGTCGCCGCGCAGACCGAACGCATCGACGTCGGCTCCGCCATCTTCCAGATTCCGGCCCGTACCCCGGCCATGACGGCCATGACCGCCGCCACTCTCGACACCCTCTCCGGTGGCCGCTTCCGCCTCGGGCTCGGCGTCTCGGGGCCCCAGGTGTCCGAGGGCTGGTACGGGACGCGGTTCGACAAGCCGCTCGCCCGCACCCGCGAGTACGTGGAGATCATCCGCAAGGCGATGTCACGCGAGCGGCTGACGCACGAGGGCCAGAACTGGACGCTGCCGCTGCCCGACGGCCCCGGCAAGCCCCTCAAGCTCACCGTGCACCCGGTGCGGGAGTACATCCCGCTGTACATCGCGGCCATCGGCCCGAAGAACCTGGAGCAGACCGGCGAGATCGCCGACGGCGCCCTGGTCCTCTTCTACGCGCCCGAGCACGCCGAGGCGACCACCCTCAGCCCGCTGCGCGCGGGCCGGGAGAAGGCGGGCAAGGACCTCGAGGGCTTCGACGTGGTGCCCACCGTTCCCATGGCCCTCGGCGACGACGTCCGCGCCCTCGCCGACCAGTTCCGCCCGTACACGGCGCTCTACGTGGGCGGCATGGGCAGCGCCAAGCAGAATTTCTACAACAAGCTCGCGCAGCGCATGGGGTACGAGAAGGAGGCCGCCGAGATCCAGGAGAAGTACCTCTCCGGGGACAAGCAGGGTGCCGCCGCGGCCGTCCCCCACGAGCTGATCGACTCCACCTCGCTGCTCGGTCCCGTCGAGCGCATCGCGGACCGCATGCAGGCGTACGCGGAGGCCGGGGTCACCACCCTGTCGCTCACGCCCTCGGGCTTCACGCTGGAGGAGCGTCTCGCCGGGCTGCGGGCGGGCGTGGAGGCCCTGGAGCGGGCCGGAGTCGCGTAA
- a CDS encoding magnesium transporter CorA gives MRCVIVDCAIYRDGCRTEGPADFSDALDEARASGDAFLWIGLHEPTEKEFELVTSEFGLHPLAVEDALCAHQRPKLEVYDDSLFLVLKPIQYDDKAGTVTAGELMVFVGDSFVVTVRHGEANPLGTVRDRLEKMPEVLQHGPTAVMYAVSDAVVDHYLDVADALHGDLEGLETEVFAPNAGAGQNTAGRIYAFKREVMEFRRSTGPLGEPMERLTGAGVPFVHEGSRPFFRDVSDHLTRVNEHVEGLDRLLSDILSAHLAQMGVRQNDDMRKISAWAAMAAVPTMIAGIYGMNFEHMPELKQPWGYPGVVALMGGVIAVLYRWFKRRGWL, from the coding sequence ATGCGCTGCGTGATCGTGGATTGTGCCATCTACCGGGACGGGTGCCGCACCGAGGGACCCGCCGACTTCTCCGACGCCCTCGATGAGGCGCGCGCGAGCGGGGACGCCTTCTTGTGGATCGGCCTGCATGAGCCGACCGAGAAGGAGTTCGAGCTGGTCACCAGCGAGTTCGGACTTCATCCGCTGGCCGTGGAGGACGCCCTGTGCGCCCACCAGAGGCCGAAGCTGGAGGTCTATGACGACTCGCTGTTCCTGGTGCTCAAGCCGATCCAGTACGACGACAAGGCCGGCACCGTCACAGCGGGTGAGCTGATGGTCTTCGTCGGTGACTCCTTCGTGGTGACCGTAAGGCACGGCGAGGCGAATCCGCTCGGCACGGTGCGGGACCGGCTGGAGAAGATGCCGGAGGTCCTGCAGCACGGTCCGACGGCGGTGATGTACGCGGTCTCGGACGCGGTCGTGGATCACTACCTGGACGTGGCCGACGCGCTCCACGGGGACCTGGAGGGGCTGGAGACGGAGGTGTTCGCCCCGAACGCGGGCGCCGGGCAGAACACCGCGGGGCGGATCTACGCCTTCAAGCGCGAGGTGATGGAATTCCGCCGGTCGACCGGGCCGTTGGGGGAGCCGATGGAGCGGCTCACCGGCGCCGGGGTGCCGTTCGTGCACGAGGGCTCCCGGCCGTTCTTCCGCGATGTCAGCGACCATCTGACCCGGGTGAACGAGCATGTGGAGGGGTTGGACCGGCTGCTGTCGGACATCCTCTCCGCCCATCTCGCGCAGATGGGTGTGCGGCAGAACGACGACATGCGGAAGATCTCGGCATGGGCGGCGATGGCCGCGGTGCCGACGATGATCGCCGGAATCTACGGCATGAATTTCGAGCACATGCCCGAGCTGAAGCAGCCCTGGGGATACCCGGGGGTGGTCGCGCTCATGGGCGGTGTGATCGCCGTGCTGTACCGCTGGTTCAAGCGCCGCGGGTGGCTCTGA
- a CDS encoding aldo/keto reductase gives MAGIRQGWVIHRLPRGAFRTVISTFMELRHLGRTGLRVSRLGLGTLTWGRDTDEHDAADQLKAFWEAGGTLVDTADVYADGGAEYLLGQLLEGLLPRRDLQIATKAGSVPDPDRRFDGSRGHLLGALDASLERLGTDYVDLWQVHAFDPFTPLEETLQALDIAVSSGRARYVGVSNFSGWQLAKAATWQLASSGAHTRLASTQMEYSLLQRGVEREVLPAALDLGVGLLPSSPLGRGVLTGKYRHTTPADSRGASELAAFVAPYLDEEASRIVEAVAIAADGLATTALNVALAWVRDRPGVTAPIVGARNAQQLRAALSAESLSLPDEICQALDDVSAPVHRYPDQDWSTL, from the coding sequence ATGGCCGGGATACGTCAGGGGTGGGTTATCCACAGGCTGCCACGGGGCGCTTTCCGGACAGTAATCTCGACGTTCATGGAGCTAAGGCACCTCGGCCGCACGGGCCTACGCGTCTCCCGGCTCGGGCTCGGCACGCTCACTTGGGGGCGGGACACAGACGAACACGACGCCGCGGATCAGCTCAAGGCGTTCTGGGAGGCGGGCGGGACACTGGTCGACACCGCGGATGTCTACGCGGACGGCGGCGCCGAATACCTCCTGGGGCAGTTACTGGAGGGGCTGTTGCCGCGGCGCGATCTGCAGATCGCCACCAAGGCCGGCAGCGTGCCCGATCCCGACCGCCGCTTCGACGGTTCGCGCGGCCATCTGCTGGGCGCGCTGGACGCCTCCCTGGAGCGGCTGGGCACGGACTATGTCGACCTGTGGCAGGTGCACGCCTTCGATCCGTTCACCCCGCTCGAGGAGACCTTGCAGGCGCTCGACATCGCGGTCAGCAGCGGCCGGGCCCGCTATGTGGGGGTGTCCAACTTCAGCGGCTGGCAGCTCGCGAAGGCCGCCACCTGGCAGCTGGCCTCCTCCGGTGCGCACACCCGGCTGGCCAGCACGCAGATGGAGTACTCACTGCTCCAGCGCGGTGTGGAGCGCGAGGTGCTGCCCGCCGCCCTCGACCTCGGCGTCGGGCTGCTGCCGTCCTCGCCGCTCGGCCGCGGTGTGCTCACCGGCAAGTACCGCCATACGACGCCCGCCGACTCGCGCGGCGCCTCCGAGCTCGCGGCCTTCGTCGCCCCGTATCTGGACGAGGAGGCGAGCCGGATCGTCGAGGCGGTCGCCATAGCCGCGGACGGCCTGGCGACCACCGCGCTCAATGTGGCGCTCGCCTGGGTCCGCGACCGCCCGGGGGTCACCGCGCCGATCGTCGGCGCGCGCAACGCACAGCAGCTGAGAGCGGCGTTGTCGGCGGAGAGCCTTAGTCTTCCGGACGAGATCTGCCAGGCGCTCGACGATGTGTCGGCGCCCGTGCACCGCTATCCCGATCAGGACTGGAGCACGCTGTGA
- a CDS encoding phosphoglycerate mutase yields MAGMPMLILVRHGRSTANTAGVLAGWTPGVALDERGTAQAAALPGRLAGLPLAAAVTSPLQRCRETLAPLLAARPELPLHPDDRIGECHYGDWSGRKLAELADEPLMNIVQQHPSAAAFPGGESMRAMHTRAVEAVRDWNARIEREHGANAVYLMCSHGDVIKALVADALGLHLDLFQRISVEPCSVTAIRYTPTRPFVVRLGDTGDFAGLAPREETTGDRGGDAAVGGDAGAP; encoded by the coding sequence GTGGCAGGCATGCCCATGCTGATCCTCGTACGGCACGGCCGGTCCACCGCCAACACCGCGGGCGTCCTGGCGGGCTGGACCCCCGGTGTCGCCCTCGACGAGCGCGGTACGGCCCAGGCCGCGGCGCTGCCCGGCCGGCTGGCCGGGCTGCCCCTGGCCGCCGCCGTCACCAGCCCCCTGCAGCGCTGCCGGGAGACGCTGGCCCCGCTGCTCGCCGCCCGCCCCGAACTGCCGCTGCACCCCGACGACCGGATCGGGGAGTGCCACTACGGCGACTGGTCGGGCCGTAAGCTCGCCGAGCTCGCCGATGAACCACTGATGAACATCGTCCAGCAGCATCCGTCCGCCGCCGCCTTCCCCGGTGGTGAGTCCATGCGCGCCATGCACACGCGCGCGGTCGAGGCGGTGCGCGACTGGAACGCCCGGATCGAGCGGGAGCACGGCGCCAACGCGGTCTATCTGATGTGCTCCCACGGGGACGTCATCAAGGCACTGGTCGCGGACGCCCTCGGACTGCATCTCGATCTCTTTCAGCGGATCTCGGTCGAGCCCTGCTCGGTCACCGCGATCCGGTACACCCCGACCCGGCCCTTCGTCGTCCGGCTCGGCGACACCGGCGACTTCGCGGGACTGGCGCCGCGCGAGGAGACCACCGGGGACCGGGGCGGGGACGCGGCGGTGGGTGGCGACGCGGGAGCACCGTGA